The Inediibacterium massiliense genome includes the window GTTTTTTAGTGGGTGGATGTGTTCGAGATATGTTATTAGGCTTAGTTCCAAAAGATTATGATTTATGTACCAATGCAACTCCTGAACAAGTAGAGACCATATTTGACAAGACCATACCTACTGGAAAAGACTATGGAACTATTACTGTAATGATTGAGAATGAAGGATATGAAGTAACTACATATAGACTTGAATGTGATTATGATGGTAGAAGACCTAAAGTTGTTCAATTTTCTAATGAATTAAAAGAGGATTTGTCAAGAAGAGATTTTACTATTAATTCTATGGCAATGGATATAGAAGGAAATATCATAGATCATTTTGGTGGAAAAGATGATTTATATCATAGGCAAATAAAATGTGTTGGAGATGCAACAAAGAGGTTTAAAGAAGACAAATTGAGAATTCTGAGAGCTTTTAGATTTGCAAGTAGATATAATTTTACTATAAGTGATGAAATAACTCATGCTATTTTGATAGATAATGATATTTCTCATTTAAGTAAAGAACGCCTTAGAGAAGAATTAAACAAAATTATAGTAAGTGAAAAACCTAGTGTATGGCTAATAAAGATGAGGGAATTTGGATTATTAGAACAAATCATACCTGATATTTCTAAATGCTATGATTTTAACCAACATAATCCTAATCATAATAAAGATGTTTTTGAACATATACTATCTGTTATAGATCATATAGAACCAAAGCTTATGTTAAGATTAGCTGCTTTATTTCATGATATAGGAAAACCAAATGTATTTACTATGGATGAAAATGGAATAGGTCATTTTTATTCTCATCATAAAGAATCTTCAAGAATATGTAGAAAAATTATGGTGGATTTAAAATATTCAAACAAGGAGATAGAGTATGTTTCTGAACTAGTCTATCATCATATGGCAAGGTATAGAAAATTAAGATCATCTTCAGTGAAAAAATTTATTAACAAAGTTGGAGTAGATAAATTAGATGATTTATTTAAATTGTTTGTTGCAGATAGAGTAAGCAGTAAGCCACCTTATGATTTTGAAGAAATTTACAGGTTAAAATTTGCATG containing:
- a CDS encoding CCA tRNA nucleotidyltransferase — translated: MEKLIENGYECFLVGGCVRDMLLGLVPKDYDLCTNATPEQVETIFDKTIPTGKDYGTITVMIENEGYEVTTYRLECDYDGRRPKVVQFSNELKEDLSRRDFTINSMAMDIEGNIIDHFGGKDDLYHRQIKCVGDATKRFKEDKLRILRAFRFASRYNFTISDEITHAILIDNDISHLSKERLREELNKIIVSEKPSVWLIKMREFGLLEQIIPDISKCYDFNQHNPNHNKDVFEHILSVIDHIEPKLMLRLAALFHDIGKPNVFTMDENGIGHFYSHHKESSRICRKIMVDLKYSNKEIEYVSELVYHHMARYRKLRSSSVKKFINKVGVDKLDDLFKLFVADRVSSKPPYDFEEIYRLKFACEKILTEKQPLNVKDLEINGKDLINLGVPPGKEIGRILNKLLEKVLDNPKLNQKELLLNEAQLFLK